The Congregibacter litoralis KT71 genome contains a region encoding:
- a CDS encoding CvpA family protein — protein MTDWPNLGSFNAFDWIVVVIIVLSALLSLWRGFVREAISLAGWVVAFIVANLLAVTVADQIGDLIANRTGRYIVAWSLLFVLTLVASSLSAKLFASLIKASGLGVLDRLLGTVFGVLRGALIVMALVFVVREIVPKSEQSLLADSELMPHIDVLLSWSMRIFDEFRDVEIKGLNA, from the coding sequence ATGACTGATTGGCCGAACCTTGGATCTTTCAACGCCTTTGATTGGATTGTTGTCGTCATCATCGTGCTATCGGCACTCCTCAGTCTCTGGCGAGGGTTTGTGCGGGAGGCCATCTCCCTGGCGGGGTGGGTCGTCGCTTTCATTGTGGCGAACCTGTTAGCCGTCACCGTGGCTGATCAGATCGGTGATCTCATTGCCAATCGTACGGGTCGCTATATCGTCGCCTGGTCCCTGCTGTTTGTTCTCACCCTGGTGGCGAGTTCTCTGTCGGCCAAACTTTTTGCCAGTCTTATCAAGGCCTCGGGTCTTGGGGTGCTGGACCGGCTCCTGGGCACGGTGTTTGGCGTTCTCCGCGGTGCCCTGATCGTGATGGCTCTGGTGTTTGTCGTCCGGGAGATCGTCCCTAAAAGTGAGCAGAGCCTCCTGGCAGATTCAGAGCTTATGCCGCACATCGATGTTCTGCTGTCGTGGAGCATGCGTATTTTTGATGAGTTCCGAGATGTGGAAATCAAGGGGCTGAACGCATGA
- a CDS encoding SPOR domain-containing protein, protein MDSLVKQRLVGALILVALAVVFWPIIFVPGNEESSDLRVAVPQAPPVDLTALPEPDNLGLRSGTRAAAQDQETPDVEFPMSDGESDLEPAGLPPRDETMPVAELDEARSALQAPALDEDGLPVAYSLQVATMGDKARAEKLRDELVAAGYKGYVKRMRRNDRVLYRVLVGPRYSKDELLPIKDAVDESWRVESLIIRYLP, encoded by the coding sequence GTGGATAGTCTTGTCAAACAGCGCCTTGTGGGCGCGCTCATTCTGGTCGCCCTGGCCGTTGTTTTCTGGCCGATTATCTTTGTGCCGGGAAACGAGGAGAGTTCCGATCTCCGCGTGGCGGTGCCCCAGGCCCCGCCGGTGGACCTTACAGCCCTTCCCGAGCCTGACAATCTCGGATTGCGATCGGGCACCCGGGCAGCGGCCCAGGACCAGGAAACCCCCGACGTGGAGTTTCCCATGAGCGACGGAGAGTCCGATCTGGAGCCCGCGGGTCTGCCGCCCCGGGACGAGACCATGCCCGTTGCTGAGCTGGATGAGGCACGGAGTGCGCTTCAGGCGCCGGCTCTGGATGAAGACGGTTTACCCGTCGCCTACTCCCTGCAGGTGGCTACCATGGGTGACAAGGCGCGGGCGGAGAAGCTTCGTGACGAGCTGGTTGCTGCGGGTTATAAAGGCTACGTAAAGCGTATGCGGCGCAATGACCGGGTGCTTTACCGGGTGCTGGTGGGGCCGCGCTACAGCAAGGATGAGCTACTTCCCATAAAGGATGCGGTGGATGAATCCTGGCGCGTCGAGTCCCTGATCATACGGTATCTCCCATGA
- a CDS encoding O-succinylhomoserine sulfhydrylase, whose product MDELHWQSLAVRSGIRRSPEGEHSEALFMTSSYVFDDAAHAAARFAGDAPGNVYSRYTNPTVRGFEDRLAALEGAEACVATASGMSAILSTCMALLKAGDHVVCSRDVFGTTRTLFAKYLANFGVEVSFVPLLPVEGWQSALQDNTKLLYLETPSNPLCEVADIQRMAALAQAADALLVVDNCFCSPALQQPLAFGADIVIHSATKYLDGQGRCVGGAVLGRQALMDEVLGFLRSCGPTMSAFNAWVFLKGLETLSLRMRAHSASALELATWLEAHPQVDAVFYAGLESHSGHALAAKQQSAFGGVLSFRVRGGQAQAWEVIDATRLMSLTANLGDAKTTIVHPATTTHSRISAEERQEAGITDNLIRIAVGLEDIDDLKKDLARGLDAIG is encoded by the coding sequence ATGGACGAGCTGCACTGGCAGAGCCTGGCGGTGAGAAGCGGCATCAGGCGCTCCCCTGAAGGCGAGCACAGCGAAGCCCTGTTCATGACGTCCAGCTACGTGTTCGATGATGCGGCCCATGCGGCGGCCCGTTTTGCGGGGGACGCTCCCGGTAACGTTTACTCCCGTTACACCAATCCCACGGTGAGAGGTTTTGAGGATCGCCTTGCTGCCCTCGAGGGCGCAGAGGCCTGCGTCGCCACGGCTTCGGGTATGTCGGCCATTCTCAGTACCTGCATGGCGCTGCTCAAGGCCGGTGATCACGTGGTGTGTTCCCGGGATGTGTTTGGCACAACCCGGACACTGTTTGCCAAATACCTCGCCAATTTTGGTGTTGAGGTGAGCTTTGTGCCCCTGCTGCCCGTGGAGGGCTGGCAATCGGCGCTTCAGGACAACACCAAACTGCTGTACCTCGAAACGCCCTCTAACCCCCTATGTGAAGTCGCCGACATCCAGCGTATGGCGGCTCTGGCCCAGGCTGCGGATGCGTTGCTGGTCGTCGATAACTGTTTTTGTTCGCCGGCCCTGCAACAGCCCCTGGCCTTTGGCGCAGATATTGTCATCCACTCGGCGACGAAGTACCTCGATGGTCAGGGACGCTGTGTGGGAGGAGCGGTGCTCGGCCGTCAGGCGCTCATGGATGAGGTGCTGGGCTTCTTGCGCAGCTGCGGTCCAACGATGAGTGCCTTCAATGCCTGGGTGTTTTTAAAGGGGCTGGAGACCCTGTCTTTGCGCATGCGCGCCCACAGCGCCTCCGCGCTGGAGCTGGCGACCTGGCTCGAGGCCCACCCGCAGGTCGACGCCGTGTTTTACGCCGGGCTGGAAAGTCACTCGGGCCACGCCCTGGCGGCTAAACAGCAGTCGGCCTTCGGCGGCGTCCTGTCCTTCCGGGTGCGCGGCGGTCAGGCCCAGGCCTGGGAGGTGATCGATGCCACACGACTCATGTCCCTCACAGCGAATCTTGGCGATGCAAAGACAACCATTGTTCACCCGGCGACCACTACCCACAGCCGTATTTCCGCAGAGGAACGGCAGGAGGCGGGTATCACCGATAATCTGATTCGCATTGCCGTAGGCCTCGAGGATATCGATGACCTGAAAAAAGATCTCGCCCGCGGTCTCGATGCCATTGGATAA
- the purF gene encoding amidophosphoribosyltransferase, with protein sequence MCGLTGIVGKGRVAPEIYDALTVLQHRGQDAAGIMTCNEDRFHQRKSVGLVRDVFRQHHMQRLDGNIGIGHVRYPTAGSAGAANAQPFYVNSPYGIALAHNGNLTNSRALRQELFESEMRHLNTDSDSEVLLNVFAYELQQRAKLHPEPDDLFAAVSAVHRRCRGGYAAVAMLVNYGVIAFRDPYGIRPLVVGYRGEGSDREYMVASESVALDVLGFRLLGDVAPGEAVYIDANRQLHMRQCAEAPLLRPCIFEHVYFARPDSLIDEISVYKTRARQGEALARKVLREKPDHDIDVVIPIPDSSRTAGLALAQSLGIKYREAFVKNRYIGRTFIMPGQQQRRKSVRQKLNPIRLEFEGKNVMLVDDSIVRGTTSREIIQMARDAGAARVYLASAAPPVRFPNVYGIDMPSPGELIAHDKTVEEISALINADWLVYQDLDELISCSREGNPLVEAFDCSVFDGNYVTGDVDDAYLAMLDAERNDEAQSKTRESGDGDGVGIYNETVS encoded by the coding sequence GTGTGTGGTTTAACCGGCATTGTTGGAAAAGGCAGGGTTGCCCCGGAGATCTATGATGCCCTGACGGTGTTGCAACACCGGGGGCAGGATGCCGCGGGCATCATGACCTGCAATGAAGATCGCTTCCATCAGCGCAAGAGTGTGGGCCTGGTGCGGGATGTGTTTCGTCAGCATCACATGCAGCGTCTGGACGGGAATATTGGTATCGGTCACGTGCGCTATCCCACCGCGGGGAGCGCGGGAGCGGCGAATGCCCAGCCCTTCTATGTCAACTCGCCCTACGGCATTGCCCTGGCGCACAACGGCAATCTCACCAATTCCCGAGCCTTGCGACAGGAGCTTTTTGAAAGCGAGATGCGCCATCTGAACACCGATTCAGACTCTGAGGTGCTTCTCAACGTTTTTGCCTACGAACTCCAACAGCGCGCCAAGCTGCATCCGGAGCCCGATGATCTCTTCGCCGCGGTATCAGCCGTACACCGTCGCTGCCGCGGGGGCTACGCAGCGGTGGCCATGCTCGTAAACTACGGCGTCATTGCCTTCCGTGACCCCTATGGCATTCGGCCCCTCGTAGTGGGCTATCGCGGCGAAGGCAGCGACCGGGAATACATGGTGGCATCGGAAAGCGTTGCCCTGGATGTGCTGGGGTTTCGTCTCCTTGGCGATGTGGCCCCCGGCGAGGCGGTTTACATTGATGCGAATCGCCAGCTACATATGCGTCAGTGCGCCGAGGCACCGCTTCTGCGCCCCTGCATTTTCGAACACGTTTACTTTGCGCGCCCCGATAGCCTTATTGACGAAATTTCCGTTTACAAAACCCGGGCGCGCCAGGGCGAGGCCCTTGCACGAAAAGTACTCAGAGAAAAGCCGGATCATGATATCGATGTGGTGATTCCCATACCCGACAGCAGTCGCACCGCGGGACTCGCTCTGGCTCAGTCTCTGGGCATCAAGTACCGCGAAGCCTTTGTAAAAAACCGCTACATCGGCCGAACCTTCATCATGCCGGGGCAGCAGCAGCGTCGGAAGTCCGTGCGCCAGAAGCTCAATCCCATTCGATTGGAATTCGAGGGCAAGAACGTCATGCTTGTGGACGACTCCATTGTCCGTGGCACAACCTCCCGGGAGATTATTCAGATGGCCCGGGACGCCGGTGCGGCCCGCGTGTATCTGGCATCGGCAGCGCCCCCGGTGCGCTTTCCCAATGTCTATGGCATCGATATGCCATCGCCCGGTGAGCTCATCGCCCACGATAAGACCGTGGAAGAAATAAGTGCTTTGATCAATGCGGACTGGCTTGTGTATCAGGATCTTGATGAACTCATCAGCTGCTCCCGTGAAGGTAATCCTCTCGTGGAGGCCTTTGATTGTTCGGTCTTCGATGGAAACTACGTCACCGGTGACGTGGATGACGCTTATCTTGCGATGTTGGATGCAGAGCGAAACGATGAGGCCCAGAGCAAGACCCGGGAGTCCGGTGACGGCGATGGCGTGGGTATCTATAACGAGACGGTATCGTGA